Genomic window (Tribolium castaneum strain GA2 chromosome 2, icTriCast1.1, whole genome shotgun sequence):
CCCAGATTTTTTGTGATCCAGAACACAGCAGATTAAGAACCGGTAATCTAAGCTgtacaatttttgtatctGTTTTAAAACATCTATAACAAGCAAAGTGCTACAGATAGATGATTAAAcctaaaactattaaaattgCGAAATTATGTTGGACTGAAGCAccaaaaatgataaatattcgaaaaaaaaattggttattttcctaattttgttaattgtttgAGGTTTACTTGACCCAAGTGAAAGAAACCCGATAAAATAAATCCTTTATTGTCACGGGACATAACAAATgactacttttttatttcacatgtAATTATTATTGGCGCCGATTCGCTTATTACAGAcccttattataaaatacgTATTTCGGTGGACTTTGGTACTTCTTCTCGATTTGTTCCTGAAAAACAGCAATGAAACAGCAAACCGGTGCCAAGTACTCCTTTACCCTCAGCTCCGGTTCCAGCTTCCTGTACTCAAACTGCGCCTTCTGCTTGAAGAAGGCGCACGCCAGCGGCGTCGCAAACGTCAGACACAGCCCAACAAAGCCCACCTGAACGGGCAAATTGATCCAGGGCCGCCTCTTCAGCGCCCCCCTCTTCTCCAAATAGTTCATCAGGATCGGAGTCAGGACTGCAAAACACCACTCAAACCGGACCACCCCACACCTCGCAATACCCACACATTCCAGGCGTGGCCATGCAGACCCTGCTGAAGATCACCTGGCCGATGCCGGACTGCGCCGCTTTCTTCGAATACCCCAGTTTGTTGTTGTTCTGGTCGTAGACCGGCGTCCCCTCTTGCAGCTCCTGCGACCTCATGAGCGGGATGTTGATGCAGTTGGCGGCGGCCACGGCCGCCAGCGGCACCAGGCGGCCCAGCAGCGGCGGCGCGCtctaaaaacagcaaaaaaggGACCAGTTAGTGATTTGTTCCAGCCACTCACTCGACATATTCGGTTCAGGCTGAGGGCCGTGGCCACTGCGCCCCCGGTGGCCATGACATAGGAGGTCACGATTTGTTTCTCGGTGAAGGTGGCGTCGCCGCTTCGGTTGGTGTAATTGACTAGAGCGTTGAAAGACTGATTCAGCCACTGCCAGAAGATGACGGCCGGGGTGGATTTGTAGAACGCCATCATCCCGCCGGTGATCAGCATGTTCATGGGGACTTGGGCCGACATCCGCCCGATGATGTTCATCTTCTCGCCGGTGTCGGGGTGGAAGGCCGAGTCGTAGATGGTTTTGGCGCGCCAGAGGTCCTCCTCGGTGATGCCGGGGGGGAGGGGCTGCTTGTTCCTGGGGGTGGGGGTCAGTTGGGGTCACTGGGTGGGGTTGTTACCTGTAGCAGGTGACGAGGTTCTTGGCGTCCTCCAGCTGGGCATTGCTCACGAAGATGTTGAGGGGGTTGGTGGTGAGGAAGAAGTGCCTGGCTCGGCCCGAGTAGGTCTCCTGGTCGTAGCGGGGTTGGTCGATGTTGATGTTGATGCCCATTTTATTGAATTGAGTGCGTTGTCATTATGTGGTAACGATACTGATTTGGTAGTCAGATTTGAGTAATGGCAGTGGCCTTGATTACGTTGATAGGGACTATCTTATTGAACTTTGATATTGCTTTGCTGGGAGGTTACACACCGAGTACAGGCAAATGCACAGAGAGTTTCGAGCGCCGACGCTGAATTATCGAtgatttcttaatttttggcgGAGCGAGTTGCGAAAATAACGCACTTATTGTTTATTCTATGAGTAATTATCGTAAACTTGAGAATCGGTATTTTATGATGTAACACTGACCTTATTTTTATGTGCGATAAGTGGAAGTACACACAGGCTGGTTAGCGCGGCGCGCTAAAAATTCGCAGCGATAAACATCAAACTAAGATAAGATTGCAGATTTTTCTGTTTGTTGTGAAAAGAACGGAAATGTTTCAAATGTCCGAATAAATATCCTCAGTAAGAAGATAACAAACAAGTTCCTAATCAAGTTGATGTGCCAATAGCTTTTGTAATCAATTTATCAGAAATTACAACATTTGCCAACGAATGGATACAACAGTAttttcagtgaaaaaataataaaatacctaCCACGAGccacttttatattttttttgttttttaagttctatgtattttattggcaattaattagagttcaaaattaccaaaaacgGTTACATTTTTAAGgtagtaaattaatttttctagaaaGTGATAGGGAGTTTAGCATAAAATGCTTTTTCCACACTTTatacattattatttaccAAATGttatttggtgaaattttcaCTTCAAGATAAAAAGTTCGATAATAACCGAACCGACAGTACAATATAAATTAACGAGAAATACCGTTTTAATGGTTTCTCTGTCACaaggaaaattttgaaaaaagatccatgagaataataatgtaaattataattttgaccGGTCTTCATCAATAATTATCGCTTAACAGAACTAAAAAGGCGCATGAAAAGGAAATATGATTTATAAATTTCAGTTGCGGCGGCTTGATAATGTTATTTAACTAAATGAAATGTGCAAGGAAAAAATagactgaaaaaaatttctcTATGCAAAATTACTACCCCAGCGTGTATGATAAAGAAcatgcaaaaattatagaaaaaaagctaaaagtttttaaaaatcccaGCTCTTAGACGCCTTTAAGATGCCTTAGCATCTAACAGACAACCAAAAATtggttatttgaaaaattgaccCAAATATTCAAAAGTAAAGTTTTAATTGACATATCGAAATTACCTTGAACAATTTTAGTGACAAACGGTGACACTTCAACTGCCAACTGACTGgtttttcaaagttaactaataaaaaattaataaaaatgtgaagATAAATGAAGGGCAGACCTTCAAAAGGCATTATGtccaaatgtaaaaaaatgtaggcACAAGAAAGTTTCCTTTTTCAGATAAAGTTTAAGGAAAAACTgctaaatattaataaaatatgtcAGAATATAGATTTTTGATGCTTAATAAATCTGTTAAAATGTGGAAAAACTAAACGACAAATTAACAGTCTAATGGCAGGAttgtaaacaattaaaaggaatttttttgatcttATGTTTTAGCTTGTGGAACATAAATTAtccattaattttattcagataTTTGGTGAAAGCTgttcttatttattatgtaaatttcggaaaatatGTCTTGCAGAGAGTAAGAACAATGACGGTTTTTTTATACggtaataattatattacaaaaaaaacagtattaaatttttcccaCAAAAATCCTTGCTCTATAGTAGTTTATTAAGACCTAAAGATAGTCAGATGCTTTAGTGAGGAAAATGCTTGAGAGTAACGGTGTCCGCGTGgccattttttcgtttattttacgCATTGTTTTTAGAAATGCTTATAACACTGTAGATTTTTATGAGTCTTGtgtgaaattaaaagaaaaatactacGTAACTATTTGTTTTACGAAAGAAAATGTGTAATGATACGGAAACAATGCGAAATATCGATTTGTGGAACGCGATAACTGCGAATTGAGTTGATTAGAAGGCAATTAAGaaacatttttctaattattgtttttatgatGATTGTTGCCAGTAACTATTCGCgacattttttgattaattccCTTGAACCTACAAGAATTATATGTGAAATCAAAcgaaaacttgtataaaaatatttatttcctttttaTGTACAGTTCCGATAAATACTGTATGACCAAACGttggtataataaaaaatcaaccgCGACTGCATACAGTCCACAATACTTGAgtatacaaataaataaaatacagctAGTATGTACAGTTAGGTACACGTTCATTACCTacttaacaataattaaaggAATCTTTAGAGACGTAATAAGTAGTTGAGCACCAACAAAACAAGTAAATTTCGAGATTGGTAACATTCGTAAAAAGCACTTTCGTGACTAGCGAGAACTTTCGTTTACATCTTAAACCTCAAACAATCAAGAGATAACATTTGTTATTGCCACAGGACTGAAATCCCGtcataaacattaaaaattatggcTAAGCTTAACGTGTCTCAcacaaacaataaattactagAGCTAGACTTTGAGTTGTAGACAAACGAATTATTATTTGAGCCGTTGACGACGGTGAAACCGTTAGCGGGTTTAACCGGCTCGCTGTTTTGTAGGACGGTATAACCCGTCCGGTCTTGCCAACTGTTTTGGCTGTAGGGAAGAATAGTTTGCTTCTTCTCAGCTTGCTTGGCGTCGTATTTCGCCTGAAACACCGTGTTATTTTTGCGCACTTTTTGCCAAAATCAGTCACCTTATTGTACAATAAAACCCCGAAAATTGCTAAAAGCATCCCGAAAACGTTGGTCCCAGTCACGGGATTGCCTAGAATAAATAACGAAACCGCGATTACGAAAATTCGTTTACTGGCGTTAGCCACAGCGTAAGTCAAGGGAGTCACTAGAGACAGAACACTGAAAGCGATGATGTTCTGGAGCCAGTTGAGCACTCCGTCCATGATCAAGAGTCCAATGACTCGATAGTCGTGGTATTTCTACAACAATTgattagatttttttccaGGTATTGTGATAAACTTACGACGGTGTCGTCTTTCAAAAGTCGGAACATGTCAACAAGGACCCACACTGGGAGGAACATGACGAGGGCCAGTCGCCCCAAAATGTGCAACAGCCGCAAGTGGTGCACGTTGGTGTCGTGCAAGacttttttcgagaaaatattcataagggAGAAACCCATGGTTGCAACCAAAGCACTAATTAACCCAATTACATCGAAACTGATTTCAGTGATGGTCGCAATCGCAACCCCCGTAATAATCGGGATCAGACTAAAATAAACCCTCAACGTCTGCTTCTCCTTCATGAGGATCCTCGAGAGAACGACGGTGAAAAGAGGCATAGTGGCCTTAACTGCGAACGAAATCGTCAACATATGTTAACCTAGAAACTAACCTCAACCTGTGTGTGCGTAAGAAACTGGCACTTTCCAAATACTGACATGCGAGAATACGGACGCTATGAACTTCCCGAAGGCTAGAGGAACAATTAGAGTGAAGTAGTACCTCCAGGAGATGTCCGCGTACTTGCGAATGCCCCACAAGTTGAAAAGGGGGCCACTAAAAACGGTGATTGACAGCAGCTGGACCATTGTCATCGTCATCGGGTACGGAAATTCGTTGAGAAGGGTCTTGCCGATGACATTGTTGCTCGAGCTGACAACGTACCATAAAACACACAGGATTAATACGGTGAGTATTTCTCGAGTGTGTTTGCGGTCAGCCATGCTGGCAGTCACAACTGTCAATGGGACGTCAACATGACATCTGCCCATGAGCCAATCAGCGGCCAGAAATTGGGGAACAGGAGCATGCGCACGTTTTTACCAAGTTGAATTTGGAGCGTATAATTGGTTGCCTAGCCGATAACTAGTTGACACAAATCGGTTATTCCCCCAAAAGTGTACTACTTTATTCCGTTTAAATTTTGCTACAATTTGTCGTTTTCAAGTTTCAAACACTGCAAAATATTTCAAGGCAATTATTTCGAGAATTTAGCCACAAAATTAGTTCGAAATTGGCGTAATTTTGAACTCAAAactcttgttttttttcttaaattaaattctggacaaaataagctgaaaaatttaaaattttgttacaacTGAAGCGTTTAAACCTACTTTATAGCAAAATGACactgtatttgcattttaattaatttatttttcgttgTGACTGTGACTGCTATTAGTCACATGTATTTAAAACTGTGGATCAGTGGAAAACCGGGGCTATATTGCATCTAgattcagttttttgaaaattttattagtcaGAATTACATTAAATCAAAACGTGCGccgtttgtaaataatttaattatgaattCACCAACTTACaacgataaaaaataaatatatttctgCCACTCTGGAATTACATAGCGTATAAATTACAAAGTCTTGGTAATAGTGTTCTGACTGGCGGAGAACGACTTTTTCGAGACGTTATCCTGGTGATCCTGAAACAACTTTCACAAAATTATCGTTTTCGTCCCTCCCACTCACCCTTTCTGTGAAATTTAAGTACGGATTTCTGGCAATTAGCAACTCAATTCGATCGCCGGCCGAGGCGATCAAAGGCACAGTGAGACAACAATCAAAATCCTTCGTTTTGGTGTCATTTACTTGAATGATCCGGTCGTAGGGCTTCAAGAGCCCTACGATATCGGCGGGGCCCCCTTTCCTTATCCTGTTCACGTACACCCCTTTCTCGTAGAGCCCGTCGCTCACGCTAAACCCATAATCGTCATAGATCGAGTCCTTGTAAAGAGTAACGTGGTAGATTTCGTGGTCTTGGATGCTCTCGTTGCTGTAAGTCCCCTGCAAACGGTTGACGAAGTTCGCCGACGGTTGCCCGTAGTTCGGGTTCGTGAAGTTGTAGTTCGGGAGGGGGAGGGGGCTGGGACAGAACATCTCCTCCGTGTCGGAGTAGAATTGGAGTTGGGAGTCGTGCTTCTTCTGTTTGTCTGGGTAGGGGAGGGAGAGGGGCTCGCTCAAGACGCTTTCCTCGTCCTTGATCTGCACATctggaaaaattttgtttggagttgtagaaaaaatcatGTATGGGTACCCATATTGTCGTTGGTGTTGTCAGCTGTGTTGCTGTCCCACGAATGGACGGCACTATCGACACTCAAAACACCGGGGCTCGAATAGTTGCAGCGGCCCTCTTCGATCCCAGAATCCGAATTCTTGATGTTTCTGGCGATTTTCAACTGGACGCGGTCTCCAGACGTTTGGAGGAGTCTAATAGCGTCACTCAGAGGCCTATTTTCCAGGCTTTCGCCGTTGATTGCCAGAATCCTGTCTCCGACGTGCAGCGCTCCTGTTTTTTCAGCCAGGCCTCCTTCAGTCAACCGCGA
Coding sequences:
- the LOC662657 gene encoding sideroflexin-3; the protein is MGININIDQPRYDQETYSGRARHFFLTTNPLNIFVSNAQLEDAKNLVTCYRNKQPLPPGITEEDLWRAKTIYDSAFHPDTGEKMNIIGRMSAQVPMNMLITGGMMAFYKSTPAVIFWQWLNQSFNALVNYTNRSGDATFTEKQIVTSYVMATGGAVATALSLNRICRSAPPLLGRLVPLAAVAAANCINIPLMRSQELQEGTPVYDQNNNKLGYSKKAAQSGIGQVIFSRVCMATPGMFLTPILMNYLEKRGALKRRPWINLPVQVGFVGLCLTFATPLACAFFKQKAQFEYRKLEPELREQIEKKYQSPPKYVFYNKGL
- the LOC662690 gene encoding solute carrier family 35 member E1 homolog — protein: MADRKHTREILTVLILCVLWYVVSSSNNVIGKTLLNEFPYPMTMTMVQLLSITVFSGPLFNLWGIRKYADISWRYYFTLIVPLAFGKFIASVFSHVSIWKVPVSYAHTVKATMPLFTVVLSRILMKEKQTLRVYFSLIPIITGVAIATITEISFDVIGLISALVATMGFSLMNIFSKKVLHDTNVHHLRLLHILGRLALVMFLPVWVLVDMFRLLKDDTVKYHDYRVIGLLIMDGVLNWLQNIIAFSVLSLVTPLTYAVANASKRIFVIAVSLFILGNPVTGTNVFGMLLAIFGVLLYNKAKYDAKQAEKKQTILPYSQNSWQDRTGYTVLQNSEPVKPANGFTVVNGSNNNSFVYNSKSSSSNLLFV